The window GGGACGGATATCAGCCCCGAGAGCTACCCGGTCCACAAGATTTGGCTGGCCGCCCACGGCGCCATGCGGATCCTGGCCGGAAGGGAGATCCCGCTCGACGCGGGGCAGTGTTATGTGACCCCCGTCGGCACGCCCGTAGGCATCAAAGCCGATACGGACGGTGTGTACGTCGAGGTATTGCTGAGAAAGGAGACCATCATGAACCCCATTCTGAAGGACAAGGAAGTTTTTGCACTGAAGGACCTGCTCCCGTATCAGGAGGGCAAGATCGTCAACATGGACATCCTGAGCAGCCCCAAGCTGAAGTTCGTGGTGATGAGCTTCGACGAGGGCACGGGGCTGTCCGAGCATTCCGCGCCCGGCGAGGCGTTGGTTTTTGCCCTGGACGGCAAGGCGATCATCGGGTACGAGGGGAAGGAGTACCCCATCCGTGCCGGGGAGAACTTCAGGTTCGAGAAGAACGGGCTGCACTACGTCAAGGCGGACGGCAGATTCAAGATGGCGCTGCTCCTGGTCCTCGAGTAGACGAAGGACAACGCCGGGGCGCTGCCTGGAGCCTCCGAAGCTCATAAACGTCGGAACGCCGGTTTCGGAGCGAGGGAATCCTGGCCCGGACCTCCTCCTGAAAGTCGAGGTCGATCTCCGCAAGGGTCACGCCCGGCGTCTCACGAGCCCGCGCGATCACCGTCCCCCAGGGATCGATCACCATGCTGCCACCGTAGGCGACGAAGCGCGGCTTCCGCCCGATCTGAGCCGCCGCGACGACGTAACAGCCGTTCTCGATCGCTCGAGCCCGCAGCAGCGGCTCCCAATGGTCCTTCCCCGTGGGGAGCGTGAAGTTCGCCGGGGTGAAGAGCACCTGCGCGCCCTCCAGGG is drawn from uncultured Fretibacterium sp. and contains these coding sequences:
- a CDS encoding nitrilase-related carbon-nitrogen hydrolase; the encoded protein is LEGAQVLFTPANFTLPTGKDHWEPLLRARAIENGCYVVAAAQIGRKPRFVAYGGSMVIDPWGTVIARARETPGVTLAEIDLDFQEEVRARIPSLRNRRSDVYELRRLQAAPRRCPSSTRGPGAAPS
- a CDS encoding cupin domain-containing protein, with amino-acid sequence MKVGAFTLAAENPAVSGCTISGGIIRDTLVFSMAEGTDISPESYPVHKIWLAAHGAMRILAGREIPLDAGQCYVTPVGTPVGIKADTDGVYVEVLLRKETIMNPILKDKEVFALKDLLPYQEGKIVNMDILSSPKLKFVVMSFDEGTGLSEHSAPGEALVFALDGKAIIGYEGKEYPIRAGENFRFEKNGLHYVKADGRFKMALLLVLE